The following proteins are co-located in the Fusobacteria bacterium ZRK30 genome:
- a CDS encoding GtrA family protein, producing MEIIKIFVKFGLVGASGVIVNMLIYTALITLDVNYLIAATVAFLFAVSSNFYLNFIWTFKGKGKGKSVKKKYLHFFIISLLNFVINLSILKVAVEFLSVNELTYDIITKYAGSNPDKIIKIIAQIIGIGVATFFNFFGNYFITFRK from the coding sequence TTGGAGATAATTAAAATATTTGTAAAGTTTGGTTTAGTAGGAGCCAGCGGGGTAATAGTAAACATGTTGATCTATACTGCCCTTATAACTTTGGATGTGAACTATCTTATAGCTGCTACAGTAGCTTTTTTATTTGCAGTGAGCAGTAATTTTTACTTAAATTTCATTTGGACATTTAAAGGTAAGGGGAAAGGTAAGAGTGTAAAGAAAAAATATTTACATTTTTTTATAATAAGTTTATTAAATTTTGTAATCAATTTATCTATCCTTAAGGTAGCGGTAGAATTTTTATCGGTAAATGAATTGACCTATGATATAATAACAAAATATGCAGGATCTAATCCTGATAAAATAATTAAGATAATAGCTCAAATAATTGGAATAGGGGTAGCTACATTTTTTAATTTTTTTGGGAATTACTTTATAACATTTCGAAAATAA
- a CDS encoding glycosyltransferase family 39 protein → MIKNILGDFNKKKFMIFLLGITVLRLVIGSYLNLSDDEAYYLLWSRNLGMSYYDHPPLIAYLIRVCTLIFGESNFSMRLVSVGTIFATSIYIYKISYYLYKSEKIAGISGLIFNILPLYSFLSIMTLPDSPLILLYTMVLYYFLKVIYEKDSRAWYIIAILTGLGLLSKYNMFMVYPSIFFYLLLSKENRFWLLKKEPYIAFIVSILMFAPVIYWNYSHNWGSFEFHLEGRQSKTFRFRPTKFFQFVGGQIGVVSPILFFGLFISSIKNFKKPDVNILFWFALPLIGVFTFSSLSNSSKVHWLACAYIPMIIVFVKYMEFNKLWRIGIGLSASLSLILYFVATTLVVPLKPKENALADMQGWDIAGTRVQQIYDESTKDGEEWFLFGDRYQTSSQLAAYLPKKEYVYNLSGGTSQFDYWKDRDGVIGKNGIFVAHSFYNRKPEDKFLFDKAELVDTVVFKRWGRVQREYYIYKVYNFKGRK, encoded by the coding sequence ATGATAAAAAATATATTAGGTGATTTTAATAAAAAAAAATTCATGATATTTCTATTAGGAATTACTGTTTTAAGACTAGTTATAGGCAGTTATTTGAACTTGTCTGATGATGAGGCATATTATCTGTTATGGTCTAGAAATTTAGGGATGAGTTATTACGATCATCCACCCCTTATAGCGTATTTAATAAGGGTGTGCACATTAATATTTGGGGAAAGTAATTTTTCTATGAGACTTGTATCAGTAGGGACGATATTTGCAACAAGTATCTATATCTACAAGATCTCCTACTACCTGTATAAGAGTGAGAAGATAGCCGGGATTTCAGGATTGATATTCAATATATTACCACTGTATTCATTTTTGTCTATAATGACCCTGCCGGATTCACCACTAATCTTACTATACACCATGGTTCTTTATTACTTTTTAAAAGTAATCTATGAAAAAGATAGTAGAGCCTGGTATATTATAGCTATATTGACAGGCTTGGGATTACTTAGTAAATATAATATGTTTATGGTATACCCAAGTATATTTTTCTACCTGTTACTCAGCAAGGAAAATAGGTTTTGGCTCCTAAAAAAAGAGCCTTATATAGCATTTATTGTATCTATACTTATGTTTGCACCTGTTATCTACTGGAACTACTCCCATAATTGGGGATCCTTTGAGTTCCATTTAGAGGGACGGCAGAGTAAAACATTTAGATTCAGGCCTACAAAGTTTTTTCAATTTGTAGGAGGACAGATAGGTGTGGTATCTCCTATCCTATTCTTTGGTCTATTTATAAGTTCTATAAAGAACTTTAAAAAACCAGATGTAAATATATTATTTTGGTTTGCACTGCCACTCATAGGAGTGTTTACCTTTAGTTCCCTTTCTAACAGCTCGAAAGTTCATTGGTTAGCTTGTGCTTATATACCAATGATAATAGTCTTTGTAAAGTATATGGAATTTAATAAGTTGTGGAGAATAGGAATTGGACTCAGTGCAAGCTTATCTCTAATCTTATATTTTGTAGCGACAACCCTTGTAGTTCCTCTAAAGCCAAAGGAAAATGCACTAGCTGATATGCAGGGCTGGGATATTGCCGGGACTAGAGTGCAGCAGATATACGATGAATCAACAAAAGATGGTGAAGAATGGTTTTTATTTGGAGACAGGTATCAGACATCTTCCCAATTAGCTGCTTATCTGCCGAAAAAAGAGTATGTCTATAATCTCAGTGGCGGGACAAGTCAATTTGATTATTGGAAAGATAGAGACGGAGTAATTGGAAAAAATGGGATCTTTGTAGCTCACTCATTTTACAATAGAAAACCAGAGGATAAATTTTTGTTTGACAAGGCAGAACTGGTAGACACAGTTGTATTTAAAAGATGGGGAAGAGTTCAAAGGGAATATTATATATATAAAGTGTATAATTTTAAAGGGAGAAAATAG
- a CDS encoding polyprenol monophosphomannose synthase has protein sequence MKKTLIIIPTYNESENVEKLLEMIYQVKNDLNILIVDDNSPDKTYEIIERLMEVKYKDRLFIHKRSGKLGLGTAYIAGFKWALERDYDYIFEMDADFSHNPKYIPEFLKEIKTHDLVIGSRYVPGGGVVNWGIIRKFISRGGSLYSRIVLGAPIKDFTGGFKCFKRETLENLNLDKIVSNGYSFQVELNYKVWLKGMKIKETPIIFEDRTLGKSKMSKKIFLEAILKVLWMRANKKFLKEN, from the coding sequence ATGAAAAAAACATTGATAATTATACCTACGTATAATGAAAGTGAAAATGTTGAAAAATTATTGGAGATGATATATCAGGTTAAAAATGACCTGAATATATTGATAGTGGATGACAATTCTCCAGATAAAACCTATGAGATCATAGAGAGATTGATGGAAGTAAAATATAAAGATAGGTTATTTATCCACAAAAGAAGTGGTAAATTAGGGCTGGGAACAGCTTATATTGCGGGATTCAAATGGGCTTTAGAAAGAGATTATGATTATATATTTGAGATGGATGCTGATTTTTCTCATAATCCAAAGTATATCCCTGAATTTTTAAAAGAGATAAAAACTCATGACCTGGTAATCGGGAGTAGATATGTGCCTGGTGGAGGAGTTGTCAACTGGGGTATCATAAGAAAGTTTATTAGTCGTGGAGGAAGTTTATATTCTAGGATAGTTTTAGGGGCTCCTATAAAAGACTTTACCGGGGGATTCAAATGCTTTAAAAGAGAAACTCTGGAAAATTTAAATTTAGACAAGATAGTATCTAACGGTTATTCTTTTCAAGTAGAATTAAACTATAAAGTGTGGCTAAAAGGGATGAAAATCAAAGAAACACCGATTATATTTGAAGACAGAACCTTAGGGAAGTCTAAAATGAGTAAAAAAATATTCTTAGAAGCTATATTAAAAGTGTTGTGGATGAGAGCTAACAAAAAGTTTTTAAAAGAAAATTAA
- a CDS encoding phosphatase PAP2 family protein, with translation MDKETLMIIIVILVAIDILREGYLKGFVGAFLRNLMRYKKTALAGIVITVFTIVYLDLPVAKQFSNKYYDKTLQGIENGARTATPEEIVILQQKAEVEKISKEKYSKYERFFANQGDGDTTAGTVVILLLLGTLFKNKKLRKVSKEALMTIIAGGLLVNILKYIISRLRPDVNMLPYQFFNWASWIGGNESINPFKSASASLPSGHSIVSVAVAFSFYYGYKNKFIRALAIIYAVVLSCSRVYGTRHWLSDIISAGFLGVLVAKTIYEINIEKK, from the coding sequence GTGGATAAAGAGACGTTAATGATAATAATAGTTATCTTGGTAGCTATAGATATATTGAGAGAGGGTTATTTAAAAGGGTTTGTAGGAGCTTTTTTAAGAAATCTTATGAGATATAAAAAAACAGCTCTAGCAGGTATAGTTATAACCGTATTTACTATAGTTTATCTAGACCTTCCTGTAGCCAAACAGTTTTCTAACAAATATTATGATAAAACTTTACAGGGAATAGAAAATGGAGCTAGAACAGCTACACCTGAAGAGATCGTGATTTTACAGCAAAAAGCTGAAGTGGAAAAAATCAGTAAAGAAAAATATTCAAAATATGAAAGATTTTTCGCCAACCAGGGAGATGGAGATACAACAGCAGGTACTGTAGTAATATTACTCCTCTTGGGAACTTTGTTTAAAAATAAAAAATTAAGAAAAGTTTCGAAAGAAGCTCTTATGACAATAATCGCAGGAGGGCTCCTGGTAAATATATTAAAATATATAATATCCAGATTAAGACCAGATGTGAATATGCTGCCTTATCAGTTTTTTAACTGGGCTTCTTGGATAGGGGGAAATGAAAGTATAAATCCATTTAAAAGTGCAAGCGCCAGTCTGCCTTCTGGTCATTCGATCGTGTCGGTGGCAGTAGCTTTTTCATTTTATTATGGATATAAAAATAAATTTATTAGAGCACTGGCTATAATTTATGCTGTAGTGTTAAGCTGCTCTAGAGTATACGGTACCAGACATTGGTTAAGTGATATCATCTCAGCAGGATTCTTAGGGGTGTTAGTAGCTAAAACAATATATGAAATAAATATAGAAAAAAAATAG
- the gatC gene encoding Asp-tRNA(Asn)/Glu-tRNA(Gln) amidotransferase subunit GatC, whose protein sequence is MALTREEVLKVAKLSMLEFKESEVMGLQNQLNDILEFVSKLDEANVEGIEPMTQVNDMYNSFREDVVVDSLTKEEAVKNAPEEIEGTFAVPRTVGEN, encoded by the coding sequence ATGGCATTAACTAGAGAAGAAGTATTAAAAGTAGCAAAATTATCTATGTTAGAATTCAAGGAATCAGAAGTTATGGGTTTACAGAATCAACTAAATGATATTTTAGAGTTTGTTTCTAAATTAGATGAAGCAAATGTAGAAGGGATAGAGCCTATGACTCAGGTAAATGACATGTATAACTCATTTAGAGAAGATGTGGTGGTAGATTCTTTAACTAAGGAAGAAGCAGTAAAGAATGCTCCTGAAGAGATAGAGGGAACATTTGCAGTCCCTAGAACTGTTGGAGAAAATTAA